A window of Eriocheir sinensis breed Jianghai 21 chromosome 39, ASM2467909v1, whole genome shotgun sequence genomic DNA:
CGTGCGAGGCCGAGGGCGGCCTGAGCGTGCCGTTGGCCGCGCTCAAAAAGAAGGACGGCAGCAAGACCGTCCAGCTGCGCTGCAGCTCTGGCAGGAGGACCCTGCTGAAGGCCGCGATGACGCTTGGGAAGTTCATCGACAGCCTCGAGTTCCTGCACTTTTCGCTGCACTGTGACAGCCGAGACTCGAGGGTTGCCTACACCAGCATGCGGTGCAACGGGCACCGCTGCGTTGAGGCGGCACGGCGTACTGAGGCAAATGGCGTGAAAGACGTCAGTGCCCCCACCAAAGCTACGACTACCCCACCAGATGATGCCAGAGAGATCACAAAAGCTTCAGTTATCCCGGCAGGTGATGCCAGACCCATCACCAAAGACTCAGCCACCGAGGAAGGTGATGCCAGACCCATCACCAAAGACTCAGCCACCGAGGAAGGTGATGCCAGACCCATCACCAAAGACTCAGCCACCCAGGAAGGTGATGCCAGACCCATCACCAAAGACTCAGCCACCCAGGAAGGTGATGCCAGACCCATCACCAAAGACTCAGCCACCGAGGAAGGTGATGCCAGACCCATCACCAAAGACTCAGCCACCGAGGAAGGTGATGCCAGACCCATCACCAAAGACTCAGCCACCCAGGAAGGTGATGCCAGACCCATCACCAAAGACTCAGTCACCGAGGCAGGTGATGACAGCCACATCACCATGGCCTCAACCACCGAGGTAGGTGGTGACAGCCACATCACCAAGGCCTCAACCACCGAGGCAGGTGATGACAGCCACATCACCAAGGCCTCAACCACCGAGGCAGGTGGTGACAGCCACATCACCAAGGCCTCAACCACCGAGGCAGGTGATGACAGCAGCATCACCAAGGCCTCAACCACCGAGGCAGGTGATGACAGCAGCATCACCAAGGCCTCAACCACTGAGGCAGGTGATGACAGCCACATCACCAAGGCCTCAACCACTGAGGCAGGTAATGACAGCCACATCACCAAGGCCTCAACCACCGAGGCAGGTGATGACAGCCACATCACCAAGGCCTCAACCACTGAGGCAGGTAATGACAGCCACATCACCAAGGCCTCAACCACCGAGGCAGGTGATGACAGCCACATCACCAAGGCCTCAACCACCGAGGCAGGTGATGAAAGCGCCCCGACCTCTGCCTCAGGTAATAAGGTCAATGGTGTGAAGGAAGCCAGTGTGGTGATGACCCAGGCCTCGAACTGTGAGGTCAATGACGTGAGGGAAACCAGCGGAACGGCCCAAGACTACACCAACCAGTCTCTCCGCCGCCGGAAGGTCAAGAAGCCCAAACGGAGCGCCCGCAGAAGGGATACCGTGATTCCCAGGAGACACGCAGCACCTTGCACATGGACGGACGCATTTGTTGACGTCACAGCGATCTGTGCCGTCGTCGTGTCCGGCGTCCTGGCGTACTACACGTGCTGTTGAGGCGCCGCCACGCCCGCCCGGAGGCCTTGTTGGGCACGGGCAGTGAAACCTTTACGTCTTACTTGAGATGATTCTGGCACGGGCCAttgtctcatctctttctctatccctatCTCCATTACTACTCTTTTTTGCATTCTGTATATTgtcacaatttctctctctctctctctctcgaatcgcAACTGGTGACTTCCAAAGCAAAAAACTTCCTTTacacttctcttctcccttttctttctcctcttcctcctcctcctcctccttttcacattggaaaagagacgactgcggggagacatgatacaagtctgtaagtacctgaacaagctcagcaatgttgatcactccaaactcttcacgttacaaaactaacccgaggacaagaaacaatggaaaacaaTCCAAGCatagcgatgcaataccgacatcggcaggagttatttctcgaatagagtggttcgccactggaacagccttcctgcagaagtagttagcgctgagacaatcaactccttcaagaaacgcattgatcgacaATTTGCTACATCGGGAGagaactgaatgtatccaagcgtaggtacacaagtgctttaatccttccctcaagccactcctgtggctgacggattgattaaatcattgagagcaggcagccttgtaatgagccaacaggctttctgctgcctgctcgtccatgtttcctcttcctcccctccaacaTTCAGTCCCTATCCTGCCCTCCATCACGTGTCGTCCCAAACATTTCCAACTCAGCTTGTATCATATTTCTCATTAACTCGTAACTCTGAAAACATACGGGGCGCCTccctcaatacacacacacacacacactaacataaaccaaaaaacagacaaacagaggcgagcatacacagacacgcagacagacagacaaacaagcaaacagagaAACATACAGATAAAAACAGCGAACGAACGAACATACTATAAGCGCACGACCTAGgacaatgattctctctctctctctctctctctctctctctctctctctctctctctctctctctctctctctctctctctctctctctctctctctctctctctctctctctctctctctctctctcaaagcctcCGCCCCGTCATAACTTTTAATATCACGTGTCTGTAAATGGAGAGGTGAAGGACGCGAGCGGAgagacaagggaggaagaggagggaaggagagaagggagggaagagaaggtggaagtgTGAGAGGTGACAGATGGAGTAAAGTGGAGGAgcagaagagtggaggaaggtgATGAGGAACGCAGAGGTGAGATCATGAAGAAGGTGCATAAGAGAATGGAAGTAAAGTATATTATAAATTGTTGTAAAGTATGTTATAAGTGCAGTTAAGTATATAAAACCGAGAGGAAGACTGAAGGTGTGTAAGAATGAGCGAGAAAccgggaaaaagggagaataaaagagaataatttAGAATAAGAGCATGGGGGAAGTGGAGATGctagataggaagagagggaaaacggAAAGAGAGTGAAATAAAGAGGATGTGAACAGACAGAACGAGAGCATAAAGCTGAATaacacaaagaaaagggaagaatacaTGACAAAATGGAAATGGCGGGAaacaaataagggaaaaaagaactAAAGATGCATGACAAGTATGGAGCGAAGAACAGTgctaaggaggagggaggaggagggaaaggaggaagagagaggacaaggcgaggaataaaaagaggaagaaggaggtagaaggaTGAGGGGGgggtaagaaggggaagggggtaagaaggggagggggataaggagaaggggagggggtaagaaggaggggaggggagtaagaAGGGGAAGGGTATAAGAAGgaggggataaggaagggagggtaaggagggaaagtgggtaaggagggaaggtaagaagggaggggatgaggagaagggaggggtcaggaggaggaggagggaagggtataagaagggagggataaggagaaggaggggtggtaaggaggaaggggaggatgaggagaagggagggtcaggaggagggagtaagaaggggaaggatataagaaggggagggggataaggagaaggggagggggtaagaaggaggggaagtgggtaaggaggggaaaggggtaagaaggggagggggataaggagaaggggaggagataaggagaaggagagggggtacggaggagggggaggggtatcaGGCTTCAGGCGGTGACAGTGTGTGGGACAAAAGACAGCACACAAGAGACGCTGAAGACGGAGAACACACGTCGAGGTGACAATAGACGCGGAGTGCGGACTGAGGAACAGGaggagcgtctctctctctctctctctctctctctctctctctctctctctctctctctctctctctctctctctctctctctctctctcaactccatCCTGcaactttattctttatttcagcacacacacacacacacacacacacacacacacacacacacacacacacacacacacacacacacacacacacggtaatgcTTTTTCCTTTGCGCACTTACAAAAATCAAACATTTCgaggtctttttctttttctttttttacctaaaCGAGCTCGTATCCACCTGCAGAAGACGGTGTTTGATCTGCCACTTTCCTGcaccatcatcacacacacacacacacacacacacacacacacaccagagtgAATAATGGCAGCCGCTTCATCATTATCAGCACCCAACCACTTCCattggcggcacacacacacacatgcacacacgttCGCCCCGCTACTAATGACACGCCGTTACCCGCCGCCAATAAACGAAAGCATTGACGCATTGCTCCCACTTGCTAATTACCGGCTGCATAAAAGGGAACGAGACCAATCAGCGCTGTGGTAATGCTTCTGCGGTAATTGAGAGGAACAGTGGCTCCGCTCATGACCGAAACACCGACCGAACCTCCGAACCACCACCGCGCCGGGCGAATCACTGCCTCTAATAAGTTGCCACACACCGCCACACAGCctcggaaggagagaaaaggaaacgaagagtaGGACAAGTAGCAAATGGAAGAATAGAGGTAAGAATAGAGATGACAAAAGTATAGTGATAATAGAGAAAACAAGGGGATAAAGCTGGATAACAGGGAAACAAGAGCATAATATAGGAAAAGAAGGCgtatagaataagaaaaaaggaacgcGTGTGAGAAAATGGGAACGTCAAAAAACAAAAACCGGAAAAACAAAATTAATAGGAATCGTCTAGACTTCAATAATAACTAACAACCAGGTGGTGGAATCTGACTAACCAGGACTCCCCGTGACCAATGATTACGCAGCTGAAGGTGAAATTTGACCCTTTGTGGCCTAGGGAAGGTTTATGAGGGCGGAGGTGAGGTGGGGTCAGCCGGTTATCGCGGGGGTGAGGGAGATCATGTTAAGCGGGCAGTTTCAAGCGTGTGGGCGGCGCGCGGAGCAACTCAACCCAGCGAGAAGCAAGATTGTATGACGCTACTGtggcgggagagggagggagagagcgggagggggaaggaggaaggagggaggaaaaagggaaggagagggagggagagggagaggttgggaaaggcagggggtgagagggagagaggggaaggagggagggagtggaagggagagggagggggacgggcaaaagaagggaggggaagaggcagagggagggaggaggagaggcaatggaagggagggagagaggaagcaggagagggagaggccggagagagtgggaaagggagaaagagtggggaagaggcggagggagagaaggagagagggggagaaggagggagggtgagaagaggcagaggtagaaggagagaTCGTGGAGGGGGCGGTAGAagcagaggcagaggagaggcgggagagagagagaggggcagcatGCATAGAGTCAAGGTGGGAGGCGTTTCTCATCAAGGCGTGCAAGGTGTGGCGAGGACCTCAGGCAGCCGAGCGAACACTTGTTATGTCGAGGAAATGAAGCTCGTAAAGGCAGCGATTAGAACATCCCTTTGTATCTTATGTGTTTCTCggccgtgttgttgttgttccttcgtGCGGGCCCGTCTGTCTGGTTATTAAAAGCGCCCCACCCACCACCTACAGCAGCAGAAGCCTTCCCTCGCGCCGACCCTGATTTCGGGGTTCGTAAATTCCTTTCATGAGACTTATTTTCCCACCATTGAGGCCCATCCATCTTTGCCGACGCCGCCATAATACACCCGAAGCGGaacctctcccacctcctccctctcctcctcctcctcctcctctcctcctgcggCGTGGTTTACATATACAttgctcttcctccaccaccaccactacccagccTCAACCACACCCAAAGAACCACCAACATTGCTCCTGCCCTCAagcccacacactccctccctccctccttctctccctcctgacgATGCATATTACTCCTTTGCTTGATATTCCTGAGACGTGAATGAGTAGTGGCATATGAGACTGATGATAAGACTGAATACTTGACTTTCCAACACGTAGACATGTAGAGAATATACCACGTGAATGGATTTTGATATATAGACGTTTATTTCTTGCTATTTGTCGGTAATTGACGCGTATGAGACAAAATAAATCCTGCAATACACACTAGAGAAAAGAACAGAACTATACATTTCCACGCCTTGACATATATAGACAAGATACCACTCGAATGAAACTTGATATATAATGGTTCCTTTTTAATATCTTTCAGTAAATCTACGTGCGAGATCAAACAAATCCTACAATAAACATAAGAGAAAACAGCGTCACTAAACCAGGCGggcaaaagggagagagagagagggagactagactAAAACCGTAAAAGGGAAATGTTTAACAAGAGGCGTTTGCACCCCACCCTTTGCATCGGgggcgtctgtgtgtctgtcggtgcgtctgtctgtctgtctgtggccgACTTTGAAGTTATTGCGGCGAGGGGAAGGGCGAGGGGCGAAGGGCGAGGGTTGGGTGGTTGCCTTTCCTTCGCGTTTCGAGCAACTAGGGTTTTAACGAGACCTGTTTCCGCCGCCATTCGGGCTGCTTCGGCCTAGCTATACGTGTGATAATTCGGCTCGTTTTGCCTTTGAACGTtaacattaatctctctctctctctctctctctctctctctctctctctctctctctctctctctctctctctctctctctcttggttgttCGTACATCACCACAACAAGCacgaagcctcctcctcctcctcctccctccagtctCACTCCGCCATGATATATTAGTCTCCATATTTACATTTCCTTCCATAAATCTAAAACCAGACTGCCCGGGAACACGcagtcactacacacacacacacacacactacaagagGGGGACACGATATAAGCCACCacgtccccttcccctcctcttctctctcctcccccacctccgtcccattctctcccctcctcctcctcctcctccctcttccccaacCCCCCTTCAGATACTACACACAAGATGACTGATGTATATTTTCGTCCGGCACTTGGAGGCGTGACAGCTTCATGACAGTAACGATAAACAGCGCCAAGAAATCCCAACAGCCTCTAAAAATAAACTTACGCATCGCCTCGCTTCGTTGTCTTGATGAGTTTGCTTGCATGACTAATTTGAATGGGAtactttttcctttattattacaGGAAAGGCAAGGAGAATTTGAGGTTACCAGAAGAGTTTTGTAATATAGAAGTAAAGAATTCAGTTAAGGTTACCAGGTCAGAGTTTTGTAGTAATGTAAGAGTAAATGATTGAATGAAGGATATCGAATTGGAGTTTTGTAATATTATGAGTAGAGAATTTTAATGAGTTTGCTTGTGTGACTAATTTGAAtggtatactttttttatttattattacaggaaagggaaggagaattagAGGTTACCAGACGACTTTTGTCATATAGAAGTAAAGAATTCAAAAAGGTTACCAGATTAAAGTTTTGTAATATGagtaaataattaaaagaagtagAGAATCAAGGTTACCAGTTTAGAGTTTCgtaataaaagagtaaagaattAAATGAGGTAGAGAATTAAGGTTACCAAATGAGAGTTCCTCGTAAAATAAAAGCAAAGAACTTGTAATAACAATGACGATTTTTTGTAAAGGATATCAGCGAAACATCTCATCAAATCACCAACGCGAAAGAATACGTTAAAAAAAAGACTCAATCCAATTACCGAAATGACGGAAGGCATtgaacgtatttacttcattcagtGCGAAACGTATTCACTCGGATTTATCATTAATTAAGCACTTAACGGATTAGCTCGCATTAGTCCAGGTGAAACATCCGCATTTTAAAGTCATTCTTCCACCCCCGCCACGTGCCACTACTCGGAGATCGGGTTGGGCATCATCATGGTAAATATATATGTTTAAACGAGGCATCTCAAAAAACATATACAACTACACAAATATTTCTGGACATCATCACGGTAGATATATATACATGTTTAAAGAGTTATATCAAGAAACGTTTTAACAtacgacacacaaaaaaaatcctgATAGCACGATAGCTGTACATGATTAAAGGAGGTATTCAAGAAACATACTGGGCATACTACATATTTCCAGACATCATGGCAGCTGTACATATTAAAAGGAGTTATTACAAGACATCATGGCAGACACAAAATTCCTATACTTTAATATATAGTTCAGGTGCATCTAGGTCCCCTtacttaaacaaaaaaaaaaacatctaaaaTCATACTTATAATGATACAATGTGTTTTATTACTTAAATGTAAAATAAGCACTGTCGTTAAGGACGCGAGATGCACCTGCTCGCTTGCTAATTACCCCGACCACTAGCACCCGGCAAAGGACTTATATTAATTATCTTCCCATTAAACACTCcagaaaccaccaccactcatcatcccacccaccccttccccctcacttcaccacaaccaccactcctcAACCCACTCCgctccttcctcaccaccaccaccaacaccactacaagTCACCCTTCACCATACCCAACAATACccactcccccaccaccaccacaagccttAACTATACTTACAGGAGCTGCGCAGGCCGGGTAGTCGGGGGCCGCGGCTTAGCTTCGGTCAGCAGCCAGCAGCCTCGTGGTTCGCGTCACACCGCCGAATTCACACTCCGCGGACACTCACTAAACACAACGCTGCGAACGGTCACCAACACTAACATTAACTAAACATCTACAAAATCAACCCCATATTATACACAGACTCCATAAGATCATAACAACAGAAGGAAATCACAggttatttctccctcctcccctccccaaacAGCCACCATATTGATAATTACAGGTTAAGTATCACATTTCACCTGCTCCCCGTGCGAATTTGGCCCTAATTAACCTCTGACTAAACAAACAGGTAATCAGGAGACACTGCAGATTACTGATAACTAACTATATTCACAAGTTAACAATCAGGTAAAGCACAAAAAGTATACACGATTAAGATGACAACACTCACCTCTCGCCGCCTCCGGACCTGCCGGCTTCTAAGGGACGCCGCCGAGGTGCCCCGGGGCTTCCGACGCCTAGACACCGCCCCATTGACCAATCACAGCTTATTTAACGCTGACCAATGAGTGGCGAGGACATGTCACGAGTAGGAGGCCCGGAAAGGTTCATGTAGCTTCTAACTGAACGAGTCGAGTAAATTAACAGCGAGTCTGCTATATTTGCCATCATTTAAGGAGCTTTACTATGTATGGTCTTACATAAACAGTTGGCCTGACTTGACGCGACCCTTCTAGAGTGAGTAGTTAATAGAAAAGTCACCTAAATTAATCTGCAATAGCAAGTGGAACCACGACTCGCTCAGACTCGAAAGCCGCGACTCATTTCGAATCAACGCAAAAGAATAGACGGAGAGAGTTATGTAAGAGCTATAGTGCCATAAATGGTAAATTGAAGTGATATGAATACTATAATGAACCCGAAAACCTGAATTAAAGCATCTTAAAACAAATGGATCGTACAAATAAAGCGCTTTCATTTCGTCCCCAGCAGCCGTAAGTGGCAatacatccccatcaccacctgtGCAGATGCGACTCTTGCCACCTCCTCCCAGCGACTAATTAAACACAACAAAACTCCTTAACCGGAAAGTTCAGGGAGGATAATGGTGCCCCGACAAGCCGCCCCACCCCCGCGCGTCCCTTCAGGTGGCGGGGCAGAGCAGGACGCCTTGATCTGACCGAAGGAGACGAACACGAAGGGCGTCGCCGAGTACTTGTCGGTCCTGCCCCTCGCTAGAATACgtcacccctccccccactctccctccttccactaccctcccccttactcctcccctatccacctccctcctcgcactgcccctcccccttcccccgctctcctcctacccccttccccttccaccttcctccaaCGCACTTCCCATACTCCACCCCCTCTctgcccttacctccccttccacccccttcccgCTCTGTCTCTGtaccccgcccctcctcctccattgttacATCATTTTACACTCCCTTTTATATCCGCTTCCTTTTTAGATCATCCTCCCTTGTTGAAGCAGAGATGTTGAAGCTGAAGGCATGGACAGGTTAATTGAATGTAGGCGTTGGTCAGGTGGAAAGTCACAGGTttagttagagaaaaaaaaaaaggctccaATCATCTTCACTGAGCATGCGCAAGAAGCCAAGCCGGATACACAAATATACGAACATACACGtgtctatccctctccctctctctctctacacacacacacacacacacacacacacacacacactttgggcgATAAATATTCGGTAAATTTCCCATAAAAAAATCGACTAATGAATTCCTGCATATTAATAAACGCGACACGAAAAAGTACTAATGAATCGCAAGCAAATATTACGGAATAAAATGTTCGATGACTTATTTTAATTAACTCGTAAACGAAATAAAAACGCGATATTTATGGAGCAAGACGCGagttatgatgagagagagagagagagagagagagagagagagagagagagagagagagagagagagagagagagatgctgtatgTGTGAGAGTATGAGAACAGCCACACTATCACCAtcaactccatcatcaccatcaccaccaccatcaccatctgtcAACTCCCAAAGCATTGCAATCACTCTTAGGCTAACGTGATTCATTCTGCGTTcatttttccacacacacacacacacacacacacacacacacacacacacacacacacacacacacacctccctacTCACTCACACGCCcttaaatcataaaaaaaaatactacctcAAATATTCAGAATAGTTAAACCCTCAATACTGCATCACTTACACaaatctttcccttcccacctcttATCAcattatctccccctcctcctcctcctcctaatcctcctcctcctccgcacctgTCTACACCTGTGCGGGGAATAGGATGCTAATTGGAGGAGGGTTCTCTGGGTTGTTCGGCATCCAAACATCTCGTCGCGCGGGTGAATATGCATCAGCACGAGCCCTGCCTGATGAAGTGCCgtctcgtgtgtgcgtgtgtgtgtgtgtgtgtctcccggGCCCGTCCACGCGAGATGCACCTTATCCTGCCTCAACGTCTCTGTAATCCccaatccgtctctctctctgtgcttccCTACACCTTCACCACCTTGCTTTCTTTTTCAATCTACCCTTttccactcctctgtactctaatcaggaacagtaagtagcgggctttttcatt
This region includes:
- the LOC127008871 gene encoding uncharacterized protein LOC127008871 isoform X12, with translation MGNKASHEKANVVVSLREDLCRLDTLRVSYRGGGCLRRRRQIASFTFPSTGWWSAEGIAACEAEGGLSVPLAALKKKDGSKTVQLRCSSGRRTLLKAAMTLGKFIDSLEFLHFSLHCDSRDSRVAYTSMRCNGHRCVEAARRTEANGVKDVSAPTKATTTPPDDAREITKASVIPAGDARPITKDSATEEGDARPITKDSATEEGDARPITKDSATQEGDARPITKDSATQEGDARPITKDSATEEGDARPITKDSATEEGDDSHITMASTTEVGGDSHITKASTTEAGDDSHITKASTTEAGGDSHITKASTTEAGDDSSITKASTTEAGDDSHITKASTTEAGDDSHITKASTTEAGNDSHITKASTTEAGDDSHITKASTTEAGDESAPTSASGNKVNGVKEASVVMTQASNCEVNDVRETSGTAQDYTNQSLRRRKVKKPKRSARRRDTVIPRRHAAPCTWTDAFVDVTAICAVVVSGVLAYYTCC
- the LOC127008871 gene encoding uncharacterized protein LOC127008871 isoform X31; this translates as MGNKASHEKANVVVSLREDLCRLDTLRVSYRGGGCLRRRRQIASFTFPSTGWWSAEGIAACEAEGGLSVPLAALKKKDGSKTVQLRCSSGRRTLLKAAMTLGKFIDSLEFLHFSLHCDSRDSRVAYTSMRCNGHRCVEAARRTEANGVKDVSAPTKATTTPPDDAREITKASVIPAGDARPITKDSATEEGDARPITKDSATEEGDARPITKDSATEEGDARPITKDSATEEGDDSHITMASTTEVGGDSHITKASTTEAGDDSHITKASTTEAGGDSHITKASTTEAGDDSSITKASTTEAGDDSHITKASTTEAGDDSHITKASTTEAGNDSHITKASTTEAGDDSHITKASTTEAGDESAPTSASGNKVNGVKEASVVMTQASNCEVNDVRETSGTAQDYTNQSLRRRKVKKPKRSARRRDTVIPRRHAAPCTWTDAFVDVTAICAVVVSGVLAYYTCC
- the LOC127008871 gene encoding uncharacterized protein LOC127008871 isoform X39 encodes the protein MGNKASHEKANVVVSLREDLCRLDTLRVSYRGGGCLRRRRQIASFTFPSTGWWSAEGIAACEAEGGLSVPLAALKKKDGSKTVQLRCSSGRRTLLKAAMTLGKFIDSLEFLHFSLHCDSRDSRVAYTSMRCNGHRCVEAARRTEANGVKDVSAPTKATTTPPDDAREITKASVIPAGDARPITKDSATEEGDARPITKDSATQEGDARPITKDSATEEGDDSHITMASTTEVGGDSHITKASTTEAGDDSHITKASTTEAGGDSHITKASTTEAGDDSSITKASTTEAGDDSHITKASTTEAGDDSHITKASTTEAGNDSHITKASTTEAGDDSHITKASTTEAGDESAPTSASGNKVNGVKEASVVMTQASNCEVNDVRETSGTAQDYTNQSLRRRKVKKPKRSARRRDTVIPRRHAAPCTWTDAFVDVTAICAVVVSGVLAYYTCC
- the LOC127008871 gene encoding serine-rich adhesin for platelets-like isoform X43; translation: MGNKASHEKANVVVSLREDLCRLDTLRVSYRGGGCLRRRRQIASFTFPSTGWWSAEGIAACEAEGGLSVPLAALKKKDGSKTVQLRCSSGRRTLLKAAMTLGKFIDSLEFLHFSLHCDSRDSRVAYTSMRCNGHRCVEAARRTEANGVKDVSAPTKATTTPPDDAREITKASVIPAGDARPITKDSATEEGDDSHITMASTTEVGGDSHITKASTTEAGDDSHITKASTTEAGGDSHITKASTTEAGDDSSITKASTTEAGDDSHITKASTTEAGDDSHITKASTTEAGNDSHITKASTTEAGDDSHITKASTTEAGDESAPTSASGNKVNGVKEASVVMTQASNCEVNDVRETSGTAQDYTNQSLRRRKVKKPKRSARRRDTVIPRRHAAPCTWTDAFVDVTAICAVVVSGVLAYYTCC
- the LOC127008871 gene encoding uncharacterized protein LOC127008871 isoform X34, with product MGNKASHEKANVVVSLREDLCRLDTLRVSYRGGGCLRRRRQIASFTFPSTGWWSAEGIAACEAEGGLSVPLAALKKKDGSKTVQLRCSSGRRTLLKAAMTLGKFIDSLEFLHFSLHCDSRDSRVAYTSMRCNGHRCVEAARRTEANGVKDVSAPTKATTTPPDDAREITKASVIPAGDARPITKDSATEEGDARPITKDSATQEGDARPITKDSVTEAGDDSHITMASTTEVGGDSHITKASTTEAGDDSHITKASTTEAGGDSHITKASTTEAGDDSSITKASTTEAGDDSHITKASTTEAGDDSHITKASTTEAGNDSHITKASTTEAGDDSHITKASTTEAGDESAPTSASGNKVNGVKEASVVMTQASNCEVNDVRETSGTAQDYTNQSLRRRKVKKPKRSARRRDTVIPRRHAAPCTWTDAFVDVTAICAVVVSGVLAYYTCC
- the LOC127008871 gene encoding uncharacterized protein LOC127008871 isoform X11 translates to MGNKASHEKANVVVSLREDLCRLDTLRVSYRGGGCLRRRRQIASFTFPSTGWWSAEGIAACEAEGGLSVPLAALKKKDGSKTVQLRCSSGRRTLLKAAMTLGKFIDSLEFLHFSLHCDSRDSRVAYTSMRCNGHRCVEAARRTEANGVKDVSAPTKATTTPPDDAREITKASVIPAGDARPITKDSATEEGDARPITKDSATEEGDARPITKDSATQEGDARPITKDSATQEGDARPITKDSATEEGDARPITKDSATEEGDARPITKDSATQEGDARPITKDSVTEAGDDSHITMASTTEAGGDSHITKASTTEAGDDSSITKASTTEAGDDSHITKASTTEAGDDSHITKASTTEAGNDSHITKASTTEAGDDSHITKASTTEAGDESAPTSASGNKVNGVKEASVVMTQASNCEVNDVRETSGTAQDYTNQSLRRRKVKKPKRSARRRDTVIPRRHAAPCTWTDAFVDVTAICAVVVSGVLAYYTCC
- the LOC127008871 gene encoding uncharacterized protein LOC127008871 isoform X5 — protein: MGNKASHEKANVVVSLREDLCRLDTLRVSYRGGGCLRRRRQIASFTFPSTGWWSAEGIAACEAEGGLSVPLAALKKKDGSKTVQLRCSSGRRTLLKAAMTLGKFIDSLEFLHFSLHCDSRDSRVAYTSMRCNGHRCVEAARRTEANGVKDVSAPTKATTTPPDDAREITKASVIPAGDARPITKDSATEEGDARPITKDSATEEGDARPITKDSATQEGDARPITKDSATQEGDARPITKDSATEEGDARPITKDSATEEGDARPITKDSATQEGDARPITKDSVTEAGDDSHITMASTTEAGDDSHITKASTTEAGGDSHITKASTTEAGDDSSITKASTTEAGDDSHITKASTTEAGDDSHITKASTTEAGNDSHITKASTTEAGDDSHITKASTTEAGDESAPTSASGNKVNGVKEASVVMTQASNCEVNDVRETSGTAQDYTNQSLRRRKVKKPKRSARRRDTVIPRRHAAPCTWTDAFVDVTAICAVVVSGVLAYYTCC
- the LOC127008871 gene encoding uncharacterized protein LOC127008871 isoform X10, producing MGNKASHEKANVVVSLREDLCRLDTLRVSYRGGGCLRRRRQIASFTFPSTGWWSAEGIAACEAEGGLSVPLAALKKKDGSKTVQLRCSSGRRTLLKAAMTLGKFIDSLEFLHFSLHCDSRDSRVAYTSMRCNGHRCVEAARRTEANGVKDVSAPTKATTTPPDDAREITKASVIPAGDARPITKDSATEEGDARPITKDSATEEGDARPITKDSATQEGDARPITKDSATQEGDARPITKDSATQEGDARPITKDSVTEAGDDSHITMASTTEVGGDSHITKASTTEAGDDSHITKASTTEAGGDSHITKASTTEAGDDSSITKASTTEAGDDSHITKASTTEAGDDSHITKASTTEAGNDSHITKASTTEAGDDSHITKASTTEAGDESAPTSASGNKVNGVKEASVVMTQASNCEVNDVRETSGTAQDYTNQSLRRRKVKKPKRSARRRDTVIPRRHAAPCTWTDAFVDVTAICAVVVSGVLAYYTCC